CCTACGCCCAGGCGCTACGCCAGGCGCGGGAGCCCGAGCGGGCCCCCATCTCGCGCAGGCGGCGCACTCGCTCCGGGATGGGCGGGTGCGTGGAGAACAGGCGCATGATCGCCCCGCCGGACAGCGGGTTGACGATGAAGAGGTGCGAGGTGGCCGGCGCCCGGTCATAGGGCATCAGCTCCGCGCCCCGCTCCAGCTTCAGCAGCGCGTCCGCCAGGGCATTCGGGTCTCCACACAGCTGGGCGCCCGTGGCATCCGCGCCGTACTCGCGCGAGCGGCTCACCGCGAGCTGTAGCAGCGTGGCGGCGATGGGCGCCACCAGCAGCACGCCCAGGTTGCCGAGCGTGTGGCCGAGCCCGTCCTCGTCGTCATCGCGGCTGAGCATGGAACCGCCGAACCAGAAGAGCATCTGCGCCGCGTAGCTGATGACGCCCGCCAGCGTGGCCGCCACCGTGCCGATGAGCGTGTCGCGGTTCTTCACGTGTCCCAGCTCGTGCGCCAGCACCCCCTCCAGCTCCCGCTGATCCAG
This is a stretch of genomic DNA from Archangium violaceum. It encodes these proteins:
- a CDS encoding zinc metalloprotease HtpX yields the protein MYGSSTTRESPGPRGSGWGHRLSNALKTTVLLAGLTALLLLVGERLGGPRGLVVAGFFVIVMNFASYWFSDRIALAMHGAQPLEYAEAPWLHQMVERLAARAGMPKPKLYLLPTRTPNAFATGRNPEHAAVAVTAGIMDILDQRELEGVLAHELGHVKNRDTLIGTVAATLAGVISYAAQMLFWFGGSMLSRDDDEDGLGHTLGNLGVLLVAPIAATLLQLAVSRSREYGADATGAQLCGDPNALADALLKLERGAELMPYDRAPATSHLFIVNPLSGGAIMRLFSTHPPIPERVRRLREMGARSGSRAWRSAWA